The Mercenaria mercenaria strain notata chromosome 6, MADL_Memer_1, whole genome shotgun sequence genome contains the following window.
acaaacagaCGTTATTCTTGAAGTTGATATAAGCAACTTTGaagcaaaatatttatagaaaatcagCCCTAGAAATGCCATCTGTTCTCCATCTAATATCATTGATATTACTTTGCAATCAAAGTCAATGCTCTTTTAAGCAGTAGCTACTGAATTAGGATTtccatttttctttcaaaatacctTCATCTTCCATTTTAGGCAACGACACAGACTATAAAGTGTATAGCCCATTTCCCACCCAAAATGTGAAAAAGATGTTACTGGCTATAGATATTCAACAATGAGTACTATATCACTTTGTCCTTGAATAATGagcattaattaattaaataaagatattatcTAATGACAAATGGTTTCAGATTGTTACAGAAAATGAGTCTATACCCTTTACAGCACAATATGTGTTTTCAGGCCCACTGCGATGACTTTACAATTGTAACTTACAAACTATGAATGTGTTGCATAATAAAGACACAGTTTCAGACTTCTTTGTTTCGGAAATtttatatatctcaaacagtgagtttccattgaataaaatcattgtttggagtatCATCGATACGATTCAGACAGGAAATATATTCCTGTGTGCTCAACAATATGTCCTTTCTTTTCATTGACATCATTTACTTTATTGACCATCATTACAGTAAATACCTAATAAATCTAactgatatatttatataattatattgaacaaAGCAAGGCGTGCAGTTCGCACCATGACCCCTCCTAAATGTTTTTAATCTTCATTTTCCTGTCGAAGTGATTCAGTACTTCAATAAATCCTACGATAAGTATCAGTTGGGTGGTTGATGTTATATGTAATTCAAAGAATTTTTAACATTGACTTATACATAAGACCAACGCCTACCAAAGTATCAAGCATGGGCATATCATGTGACTGCAGCTCGGGCAgacaatgaaattaaagaaaagtgTTGAGAATAGAAAAACATTCTCAGACCTATTTGATTCAACCATTTAaagacttacatttttttttgtttgttatctaGGGTTACAGCTAACGCAGCTAGTCAAAACATTTAAACGTGATCATATTACGGAAAAGATTTTCAGTTATTCAGGCAAAGAATTTGTAATTCAATGAATATTCTAAATCTATTCATAGATACAAATGATCTATAACAGGAAGTTGTGAAATCCCTCGCTTTTACTTTTCCCACCTATCTACGTTGCTTTCAGTGTCGCTATATAAAAATGCATTACACAAAGCAAATCTTTTCTATAAATTCAGGTCAAAGTCGCACGTGGTACAAGTAAAGATGCCTTCCGACGGCAAGATGAAAGCAACATCTTTTTCGTCCGGGATACAGTACATTGGAAAACTAAAAATAACCAGGTATTTCCTATATTCTAGTTTCGATACGTTATTTTGCATTCATTAAAACATCATCTTCCGGGTTATTATTTGCAATCGTTGAAGAATTTAAAATCTTCTTTATTCCAAAGCTAATAACTTGCACATTTATTTGCATAAGTATATCTGTTGCTACTCGTCATGGACTTAACAGATAGTTAAAACTTCTTTTATTACTCAAGATTCGATCTACATCTTATCTTTAactatatgtatgtatatagaaaTGAAGATGTTGACTTTCCAAATATTTAACTCTATGTACGCATGTTTCACAACTGTCCTCTACTCATTAATAGTAATAtaccaaatatgttattttatacCACACCCTACCTGCATTTTCCCTTCTATTTCTACAAGCAATGGATATACTGCACCTGTTTACTTGCTGCGAACACTCTATGGTCAACTGTTGTTGTAAAGTCATTTCCGATTTTACACGCAAAGTACAACATAAGGCATCTTGAAACTTGATGCGAGCATTCTATTCCCCGCCCTACATATAAAGTTCTTACCAATTCTACTAAGACTCCAACATAAATGCACTTATATACCAGTCCTTTGTACATTCATTTACATACAAAGTTATCATTATTTGCAAGCACGAAACATTGACACGGCATATATCCATGATACTTTATACACTATTGACGTTGACACacacatattttacaaacaaatcaAATTAAAGGATGTCTTtgttatcattttcagaaaaaacgGAACTGAAGTTGTATTTGAAAGATATATCGACGCATCTTTAAACAATGTGACGTTACAATCTTGGGGAGTCTCcggtaaataaatttttttttagtaaaatttcTTGAATTATACCCCTGTTTCCCTTGTTTCTACAAGTTAGTGAATAAGGTGTATACGTCTTACCATGCTATATCAAGGACCATTAAAATAATCCggtatatcatatacatgtatatcactcGAGTGATAAGACTTTGTTTCTTACACAGACTTTAGCTTCTTTACTTATAACTTAAAACAATCCTGGTCTTGATTAAGAAGCCACAAAGTCATCAGAGCAAAAACTGAACAAGCCCATTTATATTCCATCGTTTATTATTGTTAATTACCATTCAAAAGCTCTATGTAGATTTTGTTCGTAAAGGTATGTGCATAAAAGCTGACCTACTTTAGTTCGAGGATTTCTTAGGCTgaatcatttatatcatttatgtaaagGAGCTAGAAGGTTTGTTGTGAAAAGGTCAATGGTACTGCTCATGTTAGCCACCTGACCATATGGAAACGTTAAGGTCCGTTGTGTTATTAAGGCAACAAATGCAGCAGTTGAGTCGCCTAGTGACCATACCTACAGAATAGTCTCACCACATAACACCAAATAGATATTGATGTTGATACTGGAGGCTTCTTAAATAGTGACTCAGATTCATGGTAAAGGCATTTCACAGTCAAACCAAGACAATAttagttttgtcattttttacgTAAGCTAAATCATCAAAATACTCAATATTCTAAATAATCAATCTGCTAACTAAACTTAATTTCCATTTTAGACATGCCAGGCAAGGTTGTACCATCAAAAAGTCATCTCCCTTTAGATTTTTCCAACTGCTCTTCAAAGATCGAAAAACTATCGATAAATAACGAGAGTTTACAAAACATGGGTGTAGAAGTTGCAAATGACGACTTGAagggaatctttcaaaatatagtgaGTTAAACTTCCAAAATGTGTACAAAATTCCTAGAACAAAAATCAACACTACTGAAATCACTGCTGATTTCTTTTCCTTTATGATAGCGAACCATATAATCTATAGAATTATGTAGTGATACACATAGATTGTCatgcattatattaatttattaccTTTCTGTTGATGTCATAACTTGTAATCATACAAGAAAGCAAACAATCACGAAATGCGTGAACATTCAAACGGGCGAATTCTGGTAAAAATCTGAGGAACAACCCTATTGACCTTTAAAACCAAAATATGATTTAAGACGACACCTTACGTAAGTATTCACTCTATATAATGTGCATTGGACTTATTCAAAAACTAACACGCCATATCAAATAACTACCATTCAACGAACTAACTTAAGAAAAGCTGATTTAATTTGACAGAATAAATGGTACTCAAATCTACCGAACTGGCATTAAATTCTAACTGAAATAGCATAACCGTCTACCACAGTGACACTCAAACCCTAATTGATATAGAATGGTTTCCTACCACAGTGGCAGTAAAATCTAACAAATATTTTGGCCGcttacttttaaaaacaaaagctgtATACATCAACTTTACTCGCGTGTTATACACATACTCTATATATTTCAGGTGTGTCAGATGAACGATGGGAAGTTCTCCCTTGCTTTTGGAGGTAAATCAACATTTGTACGAAATATCAATTGTACTGCTTGTAAATTATCTATCCCGTCAAACATAATTTTATGGAACGAcgattttgctataaaatatGCTTTTCACATTGagttattaaaattacatattgaaTTATCATAGACACTGATGTTCTGCTGTATATATCATGAGATTATAAGAATTAatgtaatctttcaaaattttgtcattaggaTGAATCAAAAACCGTCTACTGCAAAGCCATATTTTGCTATTTACTTTTATGTAAAGTTAAATGTACCTTTCACGTCTTTATTTTTTCACTGATTAAAATCTAACAGTTGttgattttataatatttgatCATTATGTGTAAATAAGGTTAAAACTAGATACTGGAATTTTTCAGAGGCAGAGGTTACATTCACAATAGTTGGCCAGCCAATCACTGTAGCAACTGTAGCTTCTGATCTGAAGATTAAGAAAAATGCAATTATCATTACACAGAAGGTATATTGCACTACTTCAATATGATTTGATTACTTACAAGGCATTTGTTTtcgattttaaaatttagaagACGGCGATGATGATTGTtttttaattcagaaataatgatgtcgttcaaaaattatttgattatGGAAATTGTAGGTCTATTGGTTATTCTGCGCTGGAAGAATATATTGTATGAGAGAGAGACTGTAGTGCCTGGAATCCCGTTTTATGAAATAACGTATAATTTTAAGATAATGacattttgattgttttatttcttattctatttaattcaaataaaacatgttttaggttagagaccaccaattgttttcccatagacttacattgtaacattatggcgtgtacggccttccatacatcgaaacatgtatatctaattacaagtttttcaagaactatcttagttctaccaaaatatcggacgaaaaacatatgaatagtgatactttatttaagtaattttcgtgtgaatgagatgaccccctgtttacatcattgacatggcgggagatattcgtttgataaaactttttttaaatacacataaaatgtagcaaattttgtcaaaatgtataataaaatactctaaatgcagtgaaaaactatcaattttgaaaaaataatcacttcctgggtttgtttacatgactgaccaatcagaacgcacagacgttaccttattcccaggtatacacttacctcattcccagtaagttccctgtacttttttgaattggtggtctctgacctatagatgaatgtttcgtatcacattttccaattttacagtgatattgtgaaacatgatccaataccaagtgtcttacaaagtttcatcaagaaatgttcagttttaagaaagatatgggcagtttactgaggtcaccccctgtcgatttatatgcccagactcagtccctgtcgtcgtcagattgcaatttttcgtgaaaatttcagttgtctgcttttgatttgacttggaagctgaaatacgattcattccgtaaaaaatagaaataaggtctaataattttgatcattctctaacattacagagataaaaaataatcctttttgtccaaaaagctcagataaaaatgggcacacctgttaaaaaaaagaggccaaattaaaaaaaaatcaaatttcacgcttatttttgcacgaaaacgtctttctacaccatttacaacagatttgtggccatttacattacctgtgatgacttccgacgaaagtcatgttttagctctattataggttagagaccaccaattgttttcccatagacttacattgtaacattatggcgtgtacggccttccatacatcgaaacatgtatatctaattacaagtttttcaagaactatcttagttctaccaaaatatcggacgaaaaacatatgaatagtaatactttatttaagtaattttcgtgtgaatgagatgaccccctgtttacatcattgacatggcgggagataagatattcgtttgataaaactttttttaaatacacataaaatgtagcaaattttgtcaaaatgtataataaaatactctaaatgcagtgaaaaactatcaattttgaaaaaataatcacttcctgggtttgtttacatgactgaccaatcagaacgcacagacgttaccttattcccaggtatacacttacctcattcccagtaagttccctgtacttttttgaattggtggtctctgacctatagatgaatgtttcgtatcacattttccaattttacagtgatattgtgaaacatgatccaataccaaatgtcttacaaagtttcatcaagaaatgttcagttttaagaaagatatggacagtttactgaggtcaccccctgtcgatttatatgcccagactcagtccctgtcgtcgtcagattgcaatttttcgtgaaaatttcagttgtctgcttttgatttgacttggaagctgaaatacgattcattccgtaaaaaatagaaataaggtctaacaattttgatcattctctaacattacagagataaaaaataatcctttttgtccaaaaagctcagataaaaatgggcacacctgttaaaaaaagaggccaaattaaaaaaaaaatcaaatttcacgcttatttttgcacgaaaacgtctttctacaccatttacaacagatttgtggccatttacattacctgtgatgacttccgacgtcagtcatgttttagctctattataatGTGTGTGTATATTAATAGGAAGCTTTTCAAAGACATCCCACTGAATACTAGTACTTCATAAGAATGCTGTAACGTGTGCATTTTATACTCTTAATTGTAGGTTAAGACATCATTTAAGAAGGAGAATGAGCTGCCGAATTATATCATACATACTCCCACTTCCTTTCCTCTGCCAGATTCATCGAGCCAACCATTTGAAATAGTTCTACAGGCGAATGTTTTCAATGAACTCTTCCGGGAATTCAAGGAAAAACTTGGAATAGGTGTCAAGGAAGTGTCGGTTAGTTCCTTTTACTTTATTATGTACACTCTTCACTTGAGGAAAATATTTGAACAGGGCAGAAATGGCAACAAAATCTTTTGAACTTTTCCAGAAGCCACCATCGATATCAGTATGGCATCTGTTTACTTATGTTACGTTATTTTCTAATCATGTCCATCCACATCTTCCTCTGCTTGCTTTTGAATGGACTTAGTACTAGTTCAGTCGCGAGCATTTTCTCATTAACAAGGTTATGGAATTGTGGATTGTTGATGTTTCCTTTTTAGTTGATaacttcttcttcttgtcgttcacGGTTCAGTTGATAAGAAGCTAGTTCATGATACTCGTCTAATGGATGACTCCATGTTCTACCTGTTACTGAGCCAGTTGATGAATGAATGTTCTTCTTAATACTCAGGTAGATGATTTCACATACAACTTGAAATACAGCTAGTTGATAAAAGCTCGTTTTGTTGACACCTGTCCAGTTCATGAATGTATATTGTTAATAAAACGTAGCTATAGTTGaccaatatttgttttacttgaGGCCAGTTGATGAATGCATTATCTGCAATATACTCAACCGGATGATGAATGCACGAACTGCTTGCTACCCAGCCATTTAATTAATGCACATTTCCTTTAAAAGACTCAGCCAGTTAATGAATGGACGATCAAAATAAAGTCAGTTGATTTTCTGCTTGAGACTCAGTCAGTTGATGAATGCATGTTATGCTTGATGGTCAAATAGTTACCGAATGCATGTTCTGTTTATAATAAGTCAGCTAATGAATGCGCGCTCCGCTTGGTTCTCAGCCATTTGATGAATGCTCAGCCATTTGATGAATGCACGTTCTGTTTATAGGACTCAGTCACTTGATGAATGCACTTTCTGTTTATAAGAGTCAGTCAGTTAATGTTTTGCTTAAGACTCAGCCAGTTGATGAATACAAATTCTGCTTGATACCAATCTAGTTGATGAATGCATGTTCTGTTTACATGGCTTAGATTTTTAATGAGTGCACTCAGCTAAGTTACTATTGCATGTTCTGTTTGATACAGTGCACCAAAACAACTGAACTGAATACAGtgaaatattaatttatataCGTATCAGTAATTGTAATTATGAATAATGTGAACACTGCTAATTAATCATCTGCtcagtttctttatttctaagtAGTTACTATGTTTTTATCGaactttcatatttcatattctgAAATAGTgtatgtcatttttatttcagcTTGCAGAGTTGCTTCCCAACTTTAAACAGATTGCAGAGCTCGACACACAGGGTCTTTACATGAGTATTCTGTTCCCAATGGTgaggcaaataataaaaaagctatCTGTGTTAATTGAAATACTATGGTGCAAAAACTGTCCTGACCGACCTCAAAGAACAATATATCCTtgaattttcattgtttttaactgTATTCACTGGATAAAGTTATAACTCTTTCATTAGCAACATTGAAATTATCATATCATTAATTGAGACCAATCATCAGCCACCTCTGAAGCTTAAtgtctattttgtttcttttaagatATCAGCTACATATAACTATTAACGGGgtaaatgcattttctttcagTAAAAAGTATGGTGATCAAAATACATTACTTTCAGCACCATTTATCGTTGTATAATTCCCCATGTATTCCATACACATAACAACTGTTTATGGTATGTAAGAAGAaccaatgattttttttctctgaacTAACTATAGGTAGGTAAAAAGTATCCCAATGCAGTCGGCACAATAGTTGTATCGGACGCCGACATCTACTTTAGTGTGAAGAATGGGTCAGTACAGATGCACTTTGACATAACCACAGCTTTATCTGTCAAGCTCAATTGCGATAAGAATAGAACCTACACTGCTCTTAGCTTCACATTGGTAAGACCAGTTTTAGTCTCGCTTAGTATTCATGTTTCACTCATAATATTTATGTTACTCGCGTGATATTTACGTTACACACATGTACATCTAGAATACAATTGTGGGCGATAAGTTATTTAGAGCATAATTTTCTCTTTCGATTGAAGTTTGCcaaatcacttttatttttatttcagaatttgtTTTTCCCTGCCCAGATTGGCTACGATAATAAATATCTGACCATGAAAGTTCATAATTTCGGGTGAGTAAATTTAATCGGAATATATGATTTCCGACTCGGATTTCTTCTGAATACTACCCACATTGTTATCTTGTAagtagttttattaaatacatacatacattctgTTAAAAATATGACTTGTATTTCACAGTAAATACGAACAGACAGAACAAAattcgtattgtaccttttgtattgtggGTTGCCAGACATGGTTTCATTTTGACACGCATGACCTGATTCAGTTCAACAAATAGCGTACACAAACACCattcagttctattttaacatagaTAAACTTTGAAGatgttttattaaacaaaacgttggaggtatataataaaaggatcatcATAATAGTTGCTAGATCTGTGTTTTTGTATTCTGCACGAGTGGAATTTGCCAGGTGGTCGAATCACACTCGGAGTGCAAAATCCTAGATCAATTTACTACTGAAATAAACCTATTATGATCATACCTACTTTTAGATTCTTCTAAAATACTTGTATGTGTATCAAGTGTACGCTGCGTATTTGTATCTACTGTGCGATTATTTCTATTTCAGGGGAAACTTTACCGTCTTGAATTCAACTGTCGGTCATGTATTGGTAGGTTTCTGTTTCACTTTCTTTTCTCTGTGAGATAGGAATGTTtactatttgtatttatttatggaATTCCTGTGAATAACATTACATCCAGCGGACTCATGAAATCtgtacattttatgttatttttctaaTTCTTAAATAAGTATACACCTCATTATTTGTCTGTAATATTAGTCTCAATGCCAATATAACAAAAAGAATTATATCATAGTTACTCATTAAATATATTATTGAGTgtcgaaatatatatatttttactttaaatgcaAACGTTTCTCTTTGTTCAATCAAACTTTGCAATAATATGCTTCGTATGAGAATTCGTCAATAGTGCGGTTCGTAAGCATGCCTGCATTATGTAGAATAAACGTGGCTGACTTCAAATGCCTCCACTGGATTCGAAACTTTGCTTGGGTAtctaaaattctttcatgtgaggaagcaatccagctggcctAATGAGGGTTTGTTGTCTTACCCTGGTGCTCGTCTGTGCCTGACATAACAAAGGGGTGCCTTGGATATTCCTTCAATAAATATGTTACCCATTTATTTTAGATtacaatattgtatattttaGGATCGTGCATTGACCAGTATGTTATACTCTGCGCCTTACTACGCTTCTGGTTCCTTAGATAAATTCAATGGTAAATATATGGTTTTCGTCGTTTCATGAATGTAGTATCAaccaaaacaagcaaaaaaaaaaaaaaaaaaaaaaaaaaaatatgtgcaatttctTAATGAACAGACATTAGTTAAATGCATTATATAATTTGTACAAGAGTTCTACATATTGTTTAGATTTAGGTTATGGTAAATAGTTCAATGAATGCACACCTTAAGTCAGTTAGTTAACCTACTTTCAAATAAAACGGTGAGTTCGGCAATGTACTAACGTATAAGCGGATCAGTATCACcagataaaaatattaataagaaAATAGGTCAGATCTTGAAATCCCTCGTTACTCTGAAAAAGATACTTGAACTTTGTATCAAGGAGTTTTATTCTGGTTTGCTTAACGTAGTTCCTGACTTTCTAACGATGCTATTTTTTTCAGACATGTTTCGGGGCATTCCTTTACAAGATTTTCTGCCAAAGGATATATTTGCAGTTGTCAAATCAGTTTCTGTAAACAAGGTATAGCTTACAAAACATTTCGCATATGTTGTAAGTCAAACAATTGCTACATTTTGAAAGCCTTCTCATAACAGaagctgtgaaaaaaaaattgttccttaATTTCATAAAGGTGttacatgtattaattttttcGTGTGCGTTGTATTGTATCGGAAATGCTCTGGAGACCCGCATCTGTCCGTCCATCGTGTTCGCCCTATATATTCTTTTCCGCTTTGAAGACCGTCAGTAAACTGTCAGCAGTTATAGCATACTAAAGATATATGATACACAGcgtttttatgatatattttatatttataagaaCATTCCGTTATTAACATAAGCAATTTAGATCTAGCGTGCCTCACAGGGAAAAGCCTCAAAGGGAAAAGCCTCACAGGGAAAAGCCTCAAAGGGAAAAGTAATCTCACTTGTGATTATGTTGTCACTAAAATACACATCTGACCAGACAATACATACCTAATTAAATGAGACTTTCAATGTAAAtctcagacagacagacaacttgTACATG
Protein-coding sequences here:
- the LOC123550427 gene encoding uncharacterized protein LOC123550427, yielding MKMLSIGTVVLVYALVFGNPSRGDYVKGAVQFRISETEFNKVVRVLLQPRDVYKVNVNETTIEGMYNGLSYELTDLNEKSKSHVVQVKMPSDGKMKATSFSSGIQYIGKLKITRKNGTEVVFERYIDASLNNVTLQSWGVSDMPGKVVPSKSHLPLDFSNCSSKIEKLSINNESLQNMGVEVANDDLKGIFQNIVCQMNDGKFSLAFGEAEVTFTIVGQPITVATVASDLKIKKNAIIITQKVKTSFKKENELPNYIIHTPTSFPLPDSSSQPFEIVLQANVFNELFREFKEKLGIGVKEVSLAELLPNFKQIAELDTQGLYMSILFPMVGKKYPNAVGTIVVSDADIYFSVKNGSVQMHFDITTALSVKLNCDKNRTYTALSFTLNLFFPAQIGYDNKYLTMKVHNFGGNFTVLNSTVGHVLDRALTSMLYSAPYYASGSLDKFNDMFRGIPLQDFLPKDIFAVVKSVSVNKNYVIVGGNLSPTDPQLPVLKRDKINWAGKVTEDDLFLLGRDKTPENPEGFELKEINCKKPPIVYSSASYAGYQAALVCFMVLILNVW